The Actinopolyspora erythraea genome has a segment encoding these proteins:
- a CDS encoding TetR family transcriptional regulator: MTSVAVDPTDETEGQGRRAVKAARTRAGIEAAALRLFREQGFEATTVEQIAREAEIAPRTFFRYFPSKDAVLFGDLGNELEYVREALNARGSGEHPMRALATSMLDAAERMESDREQHLMRAELLQVLESTGQYEMYLMRQRWMQDMTELVAEHIGTDASCDPRPGAWSMTMISCFGSAMHAWLTRRDGTPLREILVEVLDSACDGLSQAALKAHES, encoded by the coding sequence ATGACCAGCGTCGCGGTGGACCCGACCGACGAAACGGAGGGGCAGGGCAGGCGAGCCGTCAAAGCGGCCAGGACCCGTGCGGGCATCGAGGCCGCCGCCCTGCGACTGTTTCGCGAGCAGGGGTTCGAGGCCACCACAGTGGAACAGATAGCCCGCGAGGCGGAGATCGCCCCCAGGACGTTCTTCCGCTACTTCCCCAGCAAGGACGCGGTGCTGTTCGGAGACCTCGGCAACGAGCTCGAGTACGTGCGCGAGGCGCTGAACGCGCGTGGTTCCGGGGAGCACCCCATGCGCGCGTTGGCCACGTCGATGCTCGACGCGGCCGAGCGCATGGAGTCCGACCGGGAACAACACCTGATGCGCGCCGAACTGCTGCAGGTGCTGGAATCCACCGGTCAGTACGAGATGTACCTGATGCGGCAACGCTGGATGCAGGACATGACCGAGCTGGTGGCCGAGCACATCGGAACCGATGCCAGCTGCGACCCGCGTCCCGGCGCCTGGTCGATGACCATGATCTCCTGCTTCGGTTCGGCGATGCACGCCTGGCTGACGCGGCGGGACGGCACGCCCCTGCGGGAGATCCTCGTGGAGGTGCTCGACAGCGCGTGCGACGGGCTCTCCCAGGCGGCCCTGAAGGCCCACGAGAGCTGA
- the selA gene encoding L-seryl-tRNA(Sec) selenium transferase, whose product MDERRNIPATDRVLDEPWLAAAVERFGRERVKRAVHTAQRRARAREIPAEQVTEEAAANLPASVGGLRPVLNATGVLLHTNLGRAPLSEAAVLALREAAGTCDVELDLHTGARGRRGASVTRGLLDAVPEAGSAHVVGNGAAALTLAATALAGDREIVLARGEMVEIGAGFRIPDLLCSTGARLREVGTTNRVELADYRAAVGAETGFVLKVHPSNFVISGFTSSVEPGELGGLDVPLVVDIGSGLLEPHPGLPDEPDARTTLRAGADLVVASCDKLLGGPQAGLLLGRAAIIDTLRRHPLARALRPDKLTLAALHATLNGPPTPTARALDRSHRELRARAERIAESARAAGVAATAVDTVASIGGGGAPGVEPDSAAVALPEPYSARLRGSTPPVLTRVETGRCLVDLFALGPEQDAELTGAILRSAERADPTPRRAPCE is encoded by the coding sequence GTGGACGAACGGCGGAACATCCCGGCCACGGACCGGGTGCTCGACGAGCCCTGGCTCGCCGCGGCCGTCGAACGCTTCGGACGAGAGCGGGTGAAGCGGGCCGTCCACACCGCCCAGCGGCGCGCCCGGGCCCGCGAGATACCCGCCGAGCAGGTGACCGAGGAAGCGGCGGCGAACCTGCCCGCCTCGGTCGGCGGGCTGCGCCCGGTGCTCAACGCCACCGGGGTGCTGCTGCACACCAACCTGGGCCGGGCTCCCCTGTCGGAGGCCGCGGTGCTGGCCCTGCGGGAGGCAGCCGGCACCTGCGACGTCGAGCTGGACCTGCACACCGGTGCGCGCGGTCGTCGCGGGGCGAGCGTCACGCGCGGCCTGCTCGACGCGGTCCCCGAGGCCGGGAGCGCACACGTGGTGGGCAACGGCGCGGCGGCACTCACCCTGGCCGCCACCGCCCTGGCCGGTGACCGCGAGATCGTGCTGGCGCGCGGTGAGATGGTCGAGATCGGCGCCGGCTTCCGCATCCCCGACCTGCTGTGCTCCACCGGCGCGCGACTGCGCGAAGTCGGCACGACCAACCGTGTCGAGCTCGCCGACTACCGGGCGGCGGTCGGGGCGGAAACCGGGTTCGTGCTCAAGGTGCACCCGTCGAACTTCGTGATCAGCGGGTTCACCTCCTCGGTCGAACCGGGCGAGCTCGGCGGCCTGGACGTGCCGCTGGTCGTCGACATCGGATCCGGACTGCTGGAACCGCACCCCGGGCTGCCGGACGAACCCGACGCGCGCACCACGCTGCGCGCCGGGGCCGACCTGGTCGTGGCCAGCTGTGACAAGCTGCTCGGCGGGCCGCAGGCCGGGCTGCTGCTCGGCAGGGCGGCCATCATCGACACGCTCCGGAGGCATCCGCTGGCCCGTGCGCTGCGCCCCGACAAGCTCACCCTGGCCGCGCTGCACGCGACCCTGAACGGACCTCCCACGCCGACCGCGCGTGCGCTGGACCGCTCCCACCGGGAACTGCGCGCCCGCGCCGAACGGATCGCGGAGTCGGCGCGTGCGGCCGGGGTCGCCGCCACGGCCGTGGACACCGTCGCGAGCATCGGAGGCGGCGGAGCGCCGGGCGTGGAACCGGACAGCGCCGCCGTGGCCCTGCCCGAGCCGTACTCGGCGCGCCTGCGCGGGAGCACTCCACCGGTGCTGACCCGGGTGGAGACCGGTCGCTGCCTGGTCGACCTGTTCGCGCTGGGGCCGGAGCAGGACGCGGAACTTACCGGAGCGATCCTCCGGAGCGCGGAGCGGGCTGACCCCACGCCGAGGAGGGCTCCGTGCGAGTGA
- the selD gene encoding selenide, water dikinase SelD, translated as MTDVGTATTETYRLTRYAHGGGCACKIPPGELDSIVTGSGIAANGDRSAHEMLVGLNAGDDAAVIRLHGDTAIVATTDFFTPVVDDPYDWGRIAATNALSDVYAMGARPLLALNLLGWPRDLLPMELAQRVLRGGADVAELAGCPVAGGHSLDDPEPKYGMAVTGTASADRLLRADAGTAGAPLSLTKPLGIGVLNTRHKATGEVFPQAVEAMTTLNESAARQALAVGAGCATDVTGFGLLGHLLELTRASGVSAVLDSNAVPYLDGAREAVRDGYVSGGTRRNLRWVSEHTELSRVDEHEALLLADAQTSGGLLVAGELPNAPVIGRLISAEEHAVTVR; from the coding sequence ATGACCGATGTCGGGACCGCCACCACCGAAACCTACCGCCTGACGCGGTACGCGCACGGTGGCGGTTGTGCGTGCAAGATCCCCCCGGGCGAACTCGACTCCATCGTGACGGGCTCGGGGATCGCCGCGAACGGCGACCGCTCCGCCCACGAGATGTTGGTGGGACTCAACGCGGGGGACGACGCGGCAGTGATCCGGCTGCACGGCGACACCGCGATCGTGGCCACCACGGACTTCTTCACCCCCGTGGTCGACGATCCCTACGACTGGGGCCGGATCGCCGCCACCAACGCGCTGTCCGACGTCTACGCCATGGGGGCACGTCCCCTGCTGGCGCTGAACCTGCTGGGGTGGCCACGAGACCTGCTGCCGATGGAGCTGGCGCAGCGGGTGCTGCGCGGCGGCGCCGATGTCGCGGAACTGGCGGGGTGTCCGGTCGCCGGTGGGCACAGCCTCGACGATCCCGAGCCGAAGTACGGCATGGCCGTGACCGGAACCGCCTCGGCCGATCGGCTGCTGCGTGCGGACGCCGGCACGGCGGGGGCACCGCTGTCGCTGACCAAGCCGCTGGGAATCGGGGTGCTCAACACGCGGCACAAGGCCACCGGAGAGGTCTTCCCGCAGGCGGTCGAGGCGATGACCACCCTCAACGAGTCGGCGGCCCGGCAGGCTCTGGCGGTGGGAGCCGGGTGCGCCACCGACGTCACGGGCTTCGGGCTGCTCGGGCACCTGCTCGAACTGACCCGCGCCAGCGGTGTTTCCGCGGTGCTGGACTCGAACGCCGTTCCCTACCTGGACGGAGCGCGCGAGGCGGTTCGCGACGGTTACGTCAGCGGGGGGACGCGTCGCAACCTGCGCTGGGTGAGCGAGCACACCGAACTGTCCCGAGTGGACGAACACGAAGCGCTGCTGCTCGCCGACGCGCAGACCTCGGGTGGGCTGCTGGTCGCGGGAGAACTGCCGAACGCCCCGGTGATCGGCAGGCTGATCAGCGCGGAAGAGCACGCCGTCACGGTCCGCTGA